A window of Bacteroidales bacterium contains these coding sequences:
- a CDS encoding helix-hairpin-helix domain-containing protein — protein MKEYLFFSKTDRRNIVMLSIIIILLSVFRMLYSNYQSKKEFLKYEKMIVELPLPEQEIKEQVLPRTKELQNIMPSNEHPKQEKVKQVPVKEIPLLVELNSVDSAGLLPLAGIGQVFAGRIIYYRDRLGGFYCKRQLLEIKYFTEEMYDKLKNNITIDTSRINKLAINKLEFKDILRHPYIDYDMTKIIVNNRAKMYFTSIEDFSSRTGIVDTLLIKYIDLDK, from the coding sequence ATGAAAGAGTATTTATTTTTTTCAAAAACCGATAGACGAAATATTGTGATGCTATCGATAATAATTATTTTACTGTCGGTATTTCGTATGCTTTATTCAAATTATCAATCAAAAAAGGAATTTCTGAAATATGAAAAGATGATTGTGGAATTGCCGTTACCGGAACAAGAAATTAAAGAACAGGTTTTGCCTCGAACTAAAGAATTACAAAATATTATGCCATCAAATGAACATCCAAAACAAGAAAAAGTAAAACAGGTTCCGGTGAAAGAAATTCCATTATTAGTCGAATTAAATTCCGTTGATTCTGCGGGTTTATTACCGCTTGCCGGAATCGGCCAGGTTTTTGCCGGAAGAATTATTTATTATCGGGATAGGTTAGGCGGTTTTTATTGTAAAAGACAATTGCTTGAGATAAAATATTTTACCGAAGAAATGTATGATAAATTAAAAAATAATATTACAATTGACACATCTCGTATTAATAAATTGGCAATTAACAAATTAGAATTTAAAGATATTTTGCGTCATCCGTATATTGATTATGATATGACAAAAATAATTGTAAATAATAGAGCAAAGATGTATTTTACATCAATTGAAGATTTTTCAAGCAGAACCGGAATTGTTGATACTTTATTAATTAAATATATCGATTTAGATAAATAA